AAACCCTACACTCTTTGCCCATTGGGGATTGGTTCATCCGTAAATTACTTAGTATGTCAATGCAAATGAGTAATTTTGTGATTTATAATATGAAGAGCCGTATGACGGGAGACTGTCACGTACGGTTCCGTGAGAACGCAAGGACGAAACTCCCTCGCGTGACTCGATTATAGGCAAGGCAGACGAGGTCAGTCAAAATTATAATAAAGCAATATTAATGAGAAACCCCAAATGGCATAGAGATGAAATTATTTTAGCATTAGATTTATACTTCGATGAAGAACGAGGTACTATTAATGCTAGTAATCCTAAAATCATTAATCTCTCTAAAATACTTAATAAGCTCCCAATATTTGACACAAAACCAGATGAAAATCTTTTTAGAAATCCAAACGGAGTAAACTTAAAACTTTCAAATTTTCTTGCTCTTGATCCAAATTACAGCGGAAAAGGAATGCAATCTTATAGCAAATTAGACAAAGAAGTATTTGATGAATTCTTTAACAACAGAAAAAGGCTAAGAGAAATAGCCAGAAAAATAATAAATGTGGTAGAGAATGTTGAATTAAGAAACAAAGTATATCAAATTGAAGATGATGAGATCAGCGAATTAGACAGTGTGAGTGAAGGGCTTGTCATATATAAATTACACAAGGTACGGGAAAGAGATAATCGCATTATTAATGAAAAGAAAAAAATAGTATCAAAAGAAAAAGGATGTTTAAAATGTGAAATTTGCGGTTTTGATTTTGAGGAAACATATGGTAATTTAGGAAAAGGATTCATTGAATGCCACCACCTAAAACCGTTATCTGATTATGACAGCGAAAGAGTAACAGAAATTACTGATTTAGCATTATTATGCTCTAACTGTCATAAAATGATTCATAGAGATTTGACTGTTTCAAGTGTTGAAGATTTTAGAGAAAAGTGGACTATAACGTAGTTTGTAAAATAATAATGAGAATATTTATTATAAAAAAGAGCAATAAATATACAATTATAACTACACGCACAGCCTACAAAATGCAGTTTGGCGCAAGTGGCGGTGTAGTTCGCAGAAAGAGTTGAGCAGACTTGAAAAATTTATCGCCTGCGCAAACAGCAGTAAGCCGCCACCTTCGCCGTGCCGCCGTTCGTTAGCGGCAATTGGCATGTAGAGGAAAAACGTATCAAAATCGAATAAATACGTATCAAATCGTATAAGAACCCGGTCAACAGAAAAGGTTGAAGCCGTTTTACTTCAAAATATCTAAGATATGATTAGCTCCGAGGAAAAATCAAAAAGAAACATGACCTCAAAGAAGGCTATTTATCCTCAATATAAAAAACGAATAAAAACAAAACTGTTTCCGAAAACATGCTTGTTGCACAACTACGATATTGTACATTTTAAAGCAAAACCTTAATACTCCTGTTTTGTAATTATCATTACTGCACAAAACCTGAGCAGGTATGCAATTTATCGGACTATTACACGTTACTACGACGGCAATTACTTTATGAAAGGGCTTCCGCCGGCTGAAATAATACAGGAGGAAATATCTCAAAAAGTATATTTATCACGCAAAACCTATCGCCCAAAGTGTTAACTCGAAATAGCTTACAATCCGGAAATGTGGAAACCATCATCTGTTTTATTTTGAAGGACAGTATCCTCGTAAGACAAATATCAAAGACTTATAAATAGAAAAGCAAACTAATTATTCCGATGCAAAAACTAATATCATATCCCGTATCTATTGTTTATTATTTCCTACATGGAACAATATTGATTGTTTTTCAATTAATCCAATGGATATGTTTTAACATGTTCGGATATGAGGCTCACAAAAAGAGTGTGGATATTATGTGTTTCTTTTTAGTAATCAGCACTTATTTATTGTTTACGAGATACAAAATAAACAATCTTAAAATACTGCCGACGGGTGTTCCTCTGATCTTTGCGGCAAATCATCAAAGTATGTACGATACAACTTCTCTTGCCTGGTTTCTACGGAAGACGCATCCCAAATTTATAGGAAAAATAGAATTAAGCAAAGGACTGTTTGGTATTTCATACAGTATGACTCATGGAGGTTCGGTGCTTATAGACAGGAAAAATCCGAGGCAATCTTTGTCTGCGATACAGGGTTTGGCTCAATATATAGAAATAAGCAAACGTTCGGCTATCATATTTCCCGAAGGAACAAGAAGTAAAACAACGAGTAAACCGAACCAGTTTGCAGAAAACGGATTAAAAATTCTTTGTAAATATGCTCCTTCTGCCTATGTAGTTCCTATAACAATAAACAACTCGTGGAAAATGACAAGATGGGGTTCTTTTCCTTTAGGTATAGGTAATAAACTTATATTTACAATTCATGACCCTATCCCCGTAAAGGATGTTCCCTTCAATGAAATTTTTGAAAAAACAGAACAAAGCATCATTCGGGCAATTCTTCCGGTCGAATAAAATTGATATTTGATTAAGAACTATATTATCACATCTATCTTCTAACTAAAAGTTTGTTCATAAATAGACTATTAGCATAGTTTATTAAAATGAAACCAACTAATTATCATTACAAAGAAGTCAAAAACAAAGCCTTGAATTCTTTCCGATTTATCCGTGCATTCCGTTACTGCGCTTAGGAATAATGATGATTTACAGTATTAACATCTAACTTATTCCGAATTAAATAAAATTAAAAATGGCCTTTTCGGCAAAACAATTTGAGCTGTAAGGCAAAATATTATTGCGGCTTTTGTTCTACTTTTGTATCGTAAAATTAAATGAATAAATAATGAAAACAAGAAAATTAGGTAATAAGTTAGAAGTGTCGGCCATAGGACTTGGCTGCATGGGTATGAGTTTCGGATATGATCCGTTGCCGGATAGAAATGAAATGATAACTGTAATTCGCTCGGCATACGAAGCGGGTGAAAGCTTTTTCGATACGGCTGAAGTTTACGGGCCATACGCCAATGAAGAACTGCTTGGCGAGGCGGTGGCCTCTTTCCGTGATAAAGTAGTTATAGCAACAAAATTCGGTTTCAACTTAGTCGATGGAAAACAAACGGGCGTAAACAGCAAACCGGAAAATATCCGTAAAGCGGTTGAGGGCTCTCTTAAAAGATTGAAAACAGATTATATCGACCTGCTGTATCAACATCGTGTAGATCCGAACGTGCCGATCGAAGATGTGGCCGGAACCGTAAAAGACCTGATAAGCGAGGGAAAAGTAAAGAACTTCGGACTGTCGGAAGCAGGTGCACAAACTGTTCGTCGTGCCCACGCCGTTCAGCCCGTTACCGCCGTTCAGAACGAGTATTCGCTCTGGTTTCGTTGCCCCGAGAAAGAACTTATACCAATGCTGGAAGAGTTGGGTATCGGACTGGTTCCTTACAGTCCGCTCGGCAAAGGTTATCTTACCGGACAATTCAACGAGAATACTACATTCGGCAAAAACGACTTCCGCAATATCCTTCCGCGTTTCACGCAGGAAGCTTTTGCCGCCAACAAAGCGATTGTGGATCTGCTGAAAAGCATAGCCGACGAAAAGGAAGCAACACCGGCACAGATTGCTCTGGCTTGGCTTCTGGCTCAAAAGCCCTGGATTGCTCCCATACCCGGAACAACAAAACTACACCGCGTAAAAGAAAATATAGGAGCGGCCGATATTGTGCTTACTCCCGAAGACTTGAATAACATCGAAGAGGCGAGTGCCAAAATAATCATACTTGGCGACCGCTATCCTGAAGCATTAGAACGTACAACCGGATTATAAAAATCAAAATAAAATGAAAATATTAATATCAATAATGAGCCTCTTGATGGCTACATCCTGTGGAGCAAGCTCGAACAGGACTAATACAAATAACGAAAATACGGAAACAAACATGGAAAACGGATCAAAGAAAAGCATAGTGGTTTACTATTCCCGCAGAGGAACGAACTACCTGAACGGCGCTATTGTCGATTTGAAGATAGGCAACACAGAAGTGGTTGCAGGTAAGATACAAACACTTACCGGGAGCGATATATTCCGCATTGAGACGGTAAAAGCGTATCCGGCGGACTATACGGAAACAACCGAAGTGGCAAAGCGGGAATTGGACGAAAATGCCCGTCCGGAGTTGACGGCCGGAATTGAAAATATGGAGCAATATGATGTCATCTACCTGGGTTATCCTAACTGGTGGGGAACTTATCCAATGGCTGTTGCTACCTTCTTAGACTCTTATGATTTCTCCGGAAAGACAATTATTCCGTTCTGCACCCACGAAGGCAGTGCCTTAGGCAGTAGTGTACGGGATATAAAAAAGGCGGTACCCGGTGCAACTGTTCTCGATGGTCTGGCTATCAAGGGAGGAAATGTGAATAGTTCGGACAAAGTAATCGAGGACTGGATTAACAGCAACAGAAAATAAATTATGTATCAAAAAGATTATACAATGAGAAGATTATCAATCTTAGCAGTTGCAGCCCTAATGTTTTTAGTGCCGTCCTGCAAGCAGAATCAGAGTGCTGACAATCAAAATTCAGAAAACATGAACAATACAGAACAATATACTTTCGAGTTAAGCAACAAAGTTACCCGTAAGAAAGTAACTTTCAAAAATCGTTACGGAATCATGCTGACGGGCGACCTGTACATTCCGAAAAATCAAACGGACAAGTCCCCTGCACTTGCTATCAGCGGTCCTTTCGGTGCGGTTAAAGAGCAATCGTCGGGTTTATATGCCAACCAAATGGCTGAGCGCGGATTTATTGCGCTTGCTTTCGATCCGTCATACACCGGAGAAAGCGGAGGTGAGCCCCGCCATGTTGCATCACCCGACATTAACTCCGAAGACCTTAGTGCTGCAGTTGATTATTTGGGAACACTTGAAAACGTTGACCGGAACAGAATAGGTATGATTGGTATTTGCGGATTCGGAGGTTTCGCATTAAACACAGTTGCTGTTGACAAACGTGTTAAAGCAGTAGCAACCGCAAGCATGTACGATATGTCGAGAGTGAAAGCAAAAGGTTACTTTGATGCCATGACCTTGGAGGAACGCACCCAAATATTGGAGGAATTAAGCGACCAGCGCTGGAAAGATGCTGAAAACGGAATGCCGGCCTTAGGTCCTAAGGGATTGCCTGACAAAATTGAAGGCAATGAACCTCAGTTCGTAAAAGATTACTTTGATTATTATAAAACTGGGCGGGGCTTTCATCCGCGTTCGATAAATTCAAACAGCTCGTGGACGACTACCACTCCGTTATCGCTTATGAATATGCCTGTTCTGACCTATATCAAAGAAATTTCGCCGAGGCCGGTGCTGTTGATTGCAGGAGAAAATGCTCATTCCCGTTATTTCAGCGAAGACGCTTACAAGGCGGCTTCAGAACCGAAAGAGTTAATGATTATTCCTAACGCCGTGCATGTAGATTTATACGACCGTATGGAATTTATTCCGTTCGATAAACTGGAATCATTTTTTAAAGAACATTTAAAATAAAGCTATGGATATATTTGAAAGAATGAAAAACGGTGAGTTGATACGGTTAGACGATCCCGATTATCCGAAAGTTGGTGATGCTATAATTAGAGCTTTCAGAATTACCGGAGAACTTAATTCGTCCTATCATCCCGATGATGAAACACGCGCTGTTTTAAGCGAACTTACCGGACAAGCCATCGACGAAACAACCACGGTTAAGTTGCCTTTCTATACGGATTTCGGACAGTTTATCCGTCTCGGGAAAAATGTCTTTGTAAATTTCGGTTGCGGATTCATGGACAGAGGCGGAATTACTATTGAAGATAATGTGCTGATAGGCCCGAAAGCCAATCTTATTACTGAAAACCATCCTGAGGAACCGGAACTCCGGCGGTATGTTTATGCAAAACCTATCCATATTAAAAAAGGAGCATGGATTGGCGCAGCAGCCACAATTCTGCCCGGTGTAACTATCGGAGAAAATGCGATGGTAGCTGCCGGGGCGGTTGTTACGAAAGATGTTCCTGATAATACGATAGTAGGCGGAGTTCCCGCTAAAATAATCAGAAAGATAAAAACAGAACAGTCATGAAAAAATTATTATTATTCGGCTCGATGCTTTTGCTGGCATTTACAGTCACGGCATGCGACAGAAATTCCCTGCATCGGGAAGATATAAATAACGAAGAAAATAACACCGAAAGCAATACAATCAAATTAACCGTAGGAGACAAGACCTTCACAGCCGCCTTAGCGGATAATTCTTCGGCAAAAGCCTTGAAAGAACTGCTTGCCGAAGGAAGTATAAGTATTGATATGAGAGATTATGCCAATATGGAAAAGGTGGGACCTTTAGGTACTTCTTTACCGAGAAACGATGAACATATCACAACAGCTCCCGGAGATTTAATTCTTTATCAAGGTAATTCATTCGTCATTTATTATGCACCCAATACCTATTCCCTTACCCGTTTGGGTAAAATCGACAATGTTACCCGCGACGAGTTGATAGACGCATTGGGTAGCGGAAATATAACTGTAACCCTTTCATTAAATTAAATTATGAGTGTAAAAATGAAACAAACCCTATTCATCATTGTAGTCGTAGGACTGGTTTTAACCGGATGCGGCAACAGACAGGAAAAAAGCAAAGACATTATGAAAACAGTAACAAACGGAGAAATTCCGAAAATCAGTGACTTTCCCTTAGGAAATGAAAACACCGGTTATGCACAGTATTTTTCTGGCAGAAGCTGGCTGGCGCCGCTTACTGAGATGAGCGAACTGAATGTGCCTATTTCCAACGTAACCTTTGAGCCGGCTTGCCGCAATAACTGGCACAGCCATACGGGAGGACAGATTCTCGTTGCCGTGGGCGGCGTGGGATATTATCAGGAAAGAGGAAAGCCTGCCGTGCGGATGATGCCCGGCGATGTGATAGAAATTGCACCCGACCTTGAACACTGGCACGGAGCAGCCCCCGATACTTGGTTTTCGCACCTTGCCATAGCATGCAATCCGCAGACCAATCAGAATATATGGCTCAATCCGGTCAGCGATAAAGAATATCTTGAAGCTGTAAAACGGGAGGAACTGAAATGAGCGGTAGAAGTAAAATAGCCTTTGCACTATGTGCATGCATGCAGTTATTTTTTAACAATCAATTAAAAGCACAGGATATGGAAAATAGTTTAAACCCCGAACAACAAAAGATAATTACCATTGCCGCTAATACGGCAATAGGCAATCTCGACGCTCTGAGCACAGAATTGAATGACGGACTCGATGCCGGCCTAAGCGTAAACCGGATAAAAGAAGTATTGGTTCAGATGTATGCCTATGCCGGATTTCCGCGAAGCCTCCAAGGAATCAATACCTTTATGAGTATGCTCGACAGTCGCAAAGCCCAAGGGATAAACGACCCTGAAGGAGCCGATGCTTCTCCCATAACGGATTCACGCGACAAATATACCCGTGGGCGTGAGATACTGGAGAAACTGACTCTTACCGATCAGAAAAATATTACGGGAGCCAATGCTTTTGCTCCGGCTATCGACAATTATTTAAAGGAGCATTTGTTTGCCGATATTTTCGAAAGGGACGTGCTGACCTATGCCGAACGTGAACTCGCCACTATATCCGCTTTGGCAGCTATGGCAGGAGTTGATCCGATGTTGCAATCGCACATGAATATGGGCTTGAACGTAGGACTGACCGAAGCGCAGCTAAGACAGCTCGTTTCTATCATCGGTAACTCTATCGACAGGCGGCAGGGTGATAATGCCCGGAAGATATTGGATAAAGTTATCGCAGCAAGATCGCCCGGCAATAAAGTCGAAGGAGCATCTCTGAACAGAACTCACATTTCCTCCGGAAATAATAAAGTCCGCCTTTCCCTGATTACAGTAGATCCCAAGCGGCTGGATAAATATAATGAATTCCTGAAAGAAGAAATTGAAGCATCAATGCTGTTGGAACCGGGGGTATTGGCATTATATGCCGTTTCCGAAAAAGAAGCCCCGAATAAAATAACCATCCTTGAAATATATGCTGATGAGGCAGCTTATCAAGACCATATTAAA
The Bacteroidales bacterium DNA segment above includes these coding regions:
- a CDS encoding 1-acyl-sn-glycerol-3-phosphate acyltransferase; amino-acid sequence: MQKLISYPVSIVYYFLHGTILIVFQLIQWICFNMFGYEAHKKSVDIMCFFLVISTYLLFTRYKINNLKILPTGVPLIFAANHQSMYDTTSLAWFLRKTHPKFIGKIELSKGLFGISYSMTHGGSVLIDRKNPRQSLSAIQGLAQYIEISKRSAIIFPEGTRSKTTSKPNQFAENGLKILCKYAPSAYVVPITINNSWKMTRWGSFPLGIGNKLIFTIHDPIPVKDVPFNEIFEKTEQSIIRAILPVE
- a CDS encoding aldo/keto reductase is translated as MKTRKLGNKLEVSAIGLGCMGMSFGYDPLPDRNEMITVIRSAYEAGESFFDTAEVYGPYANEELLGEAVASFRDKVVIATKFGFNLVDGKQTGVNSKPENIRKAVEGSLKRLKTDYIDLLYQHRVDPNVPIEDVAGTVKDLISEGKVKNFGLSEAGAQTVRRAHAVQPVTAVQNEYSLWFRCPEKELIPMLEELGIGLVPYSPLGKGYLTGQFNENTTFGKNDFRNILPRFTQEAFAANKAIVDLLKSIADEKEATPAQIALAWLLAQKPWIAPIPGTTKLHRVKENIGAADIVLTPEDLNNIEEASAKIIILGDRYPEALERTTGL
- a CDS encoding flavodoxin yields the protein MSLLMATSCGASSNRTNTNNENTETNMENGSKKSIVVYYSRRGTNYLNGAIVDLKIGNTEVVAGKIQTLTGSDIFRIETVKAYPADYTETTEVAKRELDENARPELTAGIENMEQYDVIYLGYPNWWGTYPMAVATFLDSYDFSGKTIIPFCTHEGSALGSSVRDIKKAVPGATVLDGLAIKGGNVNSSDKVIEDWINSNRK
- a CDS encoding cupin domain-containing protein — encoded protein: MKQTLFIIVVVGLVLTGCGNRQEKSKDIMKTVTNGEIPKISDFPLGNENTGYAQYFSGRSWLAPLTEMSELNVPISNVTFEPACRNNWHSHTGGQILVAVGGVGYYQERGKPAVRMMPGDVIEIAPDLEHWHGAAPDTWFSHLAIACNPQTNQNIWLNPVSDKEYLEAVKREELK
- a CDS encoding alpha/beta hydrolase, whose amino-acid sequence is MFLVPSCKQNQSADNQNSENMNNTEQYTFELSNKVTRKKVTFKNRYGIMLTGDLYIPKNQTDKSPALAISGPFGAVKEQSSGLYANQMAERGFIALAFDPSYTGESGGEPRHVASPDINSEDLSAAVDYLGTLENVDRNRIGMIGICGFGGFALNTVAVDKRVKAVATASMYDMSRVKAKGYFDAMTLEERTQILEELSDQRWKDAENGMPALGPKGLPDKIEGNEPQFVKDYFDYYKTGRGFHPRSINSNSSWTTTTPLSLMNMPVLTYIKEISPRPVLLIAGENAHSRYFSEDAYKAASEPKELMIIPNAVHVDLYDRMEFIPFDKLESFFKEHLK
- a CDS encoding HNH endonuclease, with amino-acid sequence MRNPKWHRDEIILALDLYFDEERGTINASNPKIINLSKILNKLPIFDTKPDENLFRNPNGVNLKLSNFLALDPNYSGKGMQSYSKLDKEVFDEFFNNRKRLREIARKIINVVENVELRNKVYQIEDDEISELDSVSEGLVIYKLHKVRERDNRIINEKKKIVSKEKGCLKCEICGFDFEETYGNLGKGFIECHHLKPLSDYDSERVTEITDLALLCSNCHKMIHRDLTVSSVEDFREKWTIT
- a CDS encoding sugar O-acetyltransferase; the protein is MDIFERMKNGELIRLDDPDYPKVGDAIIRAFRITGELNSSYHPDDETRAVLSELTGQAIDETTTVKLPFYTDFGQFIRLGKNVFVNFGCGFMDRGGITIEDNVLIGPKANLITENHPEEPELRRYVYAKPIHIKKGAWIGAAATILPGVTIGENAMVAAGAVVTKDVPDNTIVGGVPAKIIRKIKTEQS
- a CDS encoding carboxymuconolactone decarboxylase family protein; translation: MSGRSKIAFALCACMQLFFNNQLKAQDMENSLNPEQQKIITIAANTAIGNLDALSTELNDGLDAGLSVNRIKEVLVQMYAYAGFPRSLQGINTFMSMLDSRKAQGINDPEGADASPITDSRDKYTRGREILEKLTLTDQKNITGANAFAPAIDNYLKEHLFADIFERDVLTYAERELATISALAAMAGVDPMLQSHMNMGLNVGLTEAQLRQLVSIIGNSIDRRQGDNARKILDKVIAARSPGNKVEGASLNRTHISSGNNKVRLSLITVDPKRLDKYNEFLKEEIEASMLLEPGVLALYAVSEKEAPNKITILEIYADEAAYQDHIKTPHFIKYKQGTLDMVQDLELLDVNPLIPELKIK